A section of the Amycolatopsis sp. AA4 genome encodes:
- a CDS encoding SigB/SigF/SigG family RNA polymerase sigma factor, giving the protein MTAATMTRTRRDDYRHYAALFEEISHLAEDTDEHSRLRRRLIEEHLPLAEHIARRFARRGQPTEDLLQVARIGLINAVDRYDPARQTDFVAFAVPTVMGEVRRYFRDHTWSVRVPRRLKELHLTVGQAATELGQRLGRAPTARELADHLDLDLDEVAEALHAGNAYQASSIDYPAHDDSGSVALADTLGDEDPEIEKLEDRETLKPLLRSLPERERAILVMRFFSNMTQSQIAERVGLSQMQVSRLLARTLSTLRDQLTEASGASR; this is encoded by the coding sequence ATGACCGCGGCGACCATGACCCGCACCCGGCGCGACGACTACCGGCACTACGCGGCGCTGTTCGAGGAAATCAGCCACCTGGCCGAGGACACCGACGAGCACTCCCGGCTGCGCCGCCGCCTCATCGAGGAACATTTGCCGCTGGCCGAGCACATCGCCCGCCGGTTCGCCCGGCGCGGCCAGCCGACCGAGGACCTCCTGCAGGTCGCGCGGATCGGCCTGATCAACGCCGTCGACCGGTACGACCCGGCGCGGCAGACCGATTTCGTCGCGTTCGCCGTCCCGACCGTGATGGGCGAGGTCCGCCGGTACTTCCGCGACCACACCTGGTCGGTCCGCGTCCCGCGGCGGCTCAAAGAACTCCATTTGACGGTCGGCCAAGCAGCCACGGAACTGGGCCAGCGCCTGGGCCGCGCGCCCACCGCGCGCGAACTCGCCGACCACCTCGACCTCGATCTCGACGAGGTCGCCGAGGCCCTGCACGCCGGGAACGCCTACCAGGCCTCCTCCATCGACTACCCGGCCCACGACGACAGCGGCTCGGTCGCGCTGGCGGACACGCTCGGCGACGAGGACCCGGAAATCGAGAAGCTCGAGGACCGGGAAACGCTCAAGCCGCTGCTGCGGAGCCTGCCGGAACGCGAGCGCGCGATCCTCGTCATGCGGTTCTTCTCGAACATGACGCAGAGCCAGATCGCCGAACGGGTCGGGCTGTCGCAGATGCAGGTTTCGCGGTTGCTGGCCCGGACGCTGAGCACCCTGCGGGACCAGCTCACCGAGGCGTCCGGCGCCTCTCGCTGA